The sequence below is a genomic window from Kitasatospora kifunensis.
GGTGCCGTAGGCCGCCGCACCACGGGCGTGCACCACGCGCTCCGGAATCCGCTCGCGGTTGAAGTGCGCGAGCTTCTCGAACAGCAGCTGGTCCTGGATCAGGGCCGGCCCGCCTATGCCGGCGCTCTCCGTGTTCTGGTTGTCGGCCACCGGCGCACCGGCCTCAGTGGTCAAGGTTGGCCGCAGCTCGTCCTGGGCAGTCATGGGAGCACCTCCGCGTCATCCGGTCGTGTGACTCGATCCTAACTTGGACTTTGTCTAAGTCAACACTGGACCTAACCTCGGACCTTGCTATCGTTTCTGTATGAGCGATCTCCTGGCACGGCTACGCGAGCAGGGCTGGCGACTCACCGCACAGCGGCGCGTCGTGGCCGAGGTCCTCGACGGCGAGCACGTCCACCTCACCGCGGACGAGGTGCACGCCCGCGCGGTCCACCTGCTACCGGAGATCAGCCGCGCCACGGTCTACAACACGCTGGGCGAGCTGGTGTCGCTCGGCGAGGTGCTGGAGGTCAGCACCGACGGCCGGGCCAAGCGCTACGACCCCAACGCGCACCACGCGCACCAGCACCTGATCTGCTCCTCCTGCGGCACCATCAGGGACGTCCACCCGAGCGGCGACCCACTCGCCGCACTGCCGCCCGCCGAGCGGTTCGGCTTCGCCGTCTCCGGCGCCGAGATCACCTATCGCGGCCTGTGCCCGGAGTGCCGGACACCCTGACAGCAGAACGCCCAGGTCAGGCGCTGAGCTCCGGGTGCAGCGCGTCCAGCAGTCGCGCCGCGCGCTCGGCGACCTCCGGCGGACCGTAGTCGGTGGCCCGCTTGCACCAGTTCTCCGCCTGCACCGGCTCGCCGCGGCGCAGTGCCAGCAGGGCAAGACGCAGCGCGGCCCGGCCGTGCCCGGCGTCGGCGGCCCTGGTGTACCAGAGCATCGCCTCCGCCTCGCGCCCCTGACGGGCCAGCAGCAGACCGAGGTTGAAGGCGGCGCTGCGGCTGCCGGTCTCGGCCGCCCTGCGGTACCAGCTCTCGGCGATCTCCAGCGCACCGCGCTCGGCAGCCCGCACACCCATCCGGACCTGGGCCCGGCTGTGGTCCGCGTCGGCGGCAATGGCGTACCAGTGCTCGGCCTCCTCCGGCACGTCCCCGCGCCGGTCCAGCAGCGAGGCCAGCCGGAAGGCGCCCTCGGCGGAACCGCCGGTGGCCGCCTGGCGGTAGCGCTCCAGCGCGGCGGACAGGTCGCCGCGCTGCTCCTTGACCACCGCGAGCTGCAGCGCGGCCTCGCCGTGACCCTCGGCGGCCGCCCGGGCGTACCACTCCTGGGCCTGCTGCTGCTCGCCCCGGTTCGCGTGCAGGATGCCCAGGTTGAAGGCACCGTCCACGCTGCCGGCCTCGGCGGCCTTGGAGAACCAGGGCTCGGCGCCCGACTCGTCGCCGCGCTGCAGCAGGATCACGGCCAGTGCGTTGCACGCCTCCCGGTGCCCGGCGTAGGCGGCCCGCCGGTACCACTGCTCGGCCTGCGCCTGACGGCCCGCGCTCGCGCACAGCAGGCCCAGGTTGAAGGCGCCGTTGTGGTCGCCGGCCTCCAGCGCGGCCCGGTACCAGCGCTCGGCGGCGTCGTCCTCACCGCGGCTCGCGTGCAGCGCACCGAGCGCGTTCGCGGCATTGCCGTCGCCGGCCTCGGCCGCCTCCTGCCACCACTCGGCGGCCGACGGCAGGTCACCGGAGTCACGCAGCAGGAAGCCCAGCGCGCAGGCCGCCCGCGGCTCGCCGTTCTGCGCGGACTGCCGGTACCAGCGGGCCGCCTCCTCGCGCAGCGACTGGTCCCCGGTGGCCCGCTCCTCGACCAGCACGCCCAGGCGCAACGCCGCCCTGGCGTGGCTGCGCACGGCCGCCGTGCGGTACCAGGTCTCGGCGCTCTCCTTGTCCCCGGCCGCCTCGCGCATCCGAGCCAGCCGGTAGGCGGCCTCGCGGTGGCCCGCGTCGGCGGCCGCCTTGAACCAGCGCTCGGCTCGCACGTCGCGCCGGTGCTCCATCAAGTCGCCCAGCGCGTAGGCGCCGAGCGCATGGCCCTGCTCGGCGGCGAAGTGCAGCCAGTACTCGGCGGCCTCCTCGTCGCCGTGGTCGCGCAGGTGCAGGCCGAGCGCGTGCGCGGCCGGTGCGCTGCCCGCCACGGCGGCCTGGCGCCACCAGCCACCGGCCTCGGCCCGGTGGCCGCGCTGGTGCAGCAGCACGCCGAGGTTGTTGGCGGCGGCTCGCAGGCCGGCCGCCGCGGCCTTGCGCAGATACGGTTCGGCGTCGTCCAGGTCGCCCCGGCGCAGCAGCAGGGCGCCGAGCTGGCTGGCCGCGTTGGCATCACCGGCGTCGGCGGCGGCCCGGTGCCTGGTCTCCAGCGCGGCCGACTCGCGCGCAGCCAACTCGGTCTCGAACGAGGCGGTGTCGCTGTCGGAGTCGGGGTCGTGGTCGTGGTCGTGGTCCACGCGGCCCTCGGCACGATGGTCCTGACCGATCGGCGCGGCTGCCGGGTAGCGCCCGCCGACCTGCGGTACGGGGACGTGCACCAGGCTTTCGGGGCCGTAGGGCCGTCGGGCCCCGGTGCGCCAACTGCCGCGCTGCGCGGGGACCGGCCCGGCCTCGGTGTCGATATCCTGTTGGGGCGCGCCGGTCTGCGGCTGGCTCTTGCCGATCAGCTTCATGCCGACTCCCGCTCCCCCCGAGTGCCGCGGCATCCAACGGGGGCCCCGATCGGCTCACGGCTCGTCAACTGCCGTGCCCCGTCCCCCATGTGTTCCATCGTCGCATCACCCGAATACCCGCGTACACCGACCCGCGCGATTTTGCCGGGCTGGGCCGAAGCCGGCGAGATTGCTTCAGCGTTTTGTCGATTTCCCGACACTTGCGCCT
It includes:
- a CDS encoding tetratricopeptide repeat protein, translated to MKLIGKSQPQTGAPQQDIDTEAGPVPAQRGSWRTGARRPYGPESLVHVPVPQVGGRYPAAAPIGQDHRAEGRVDHDHDHDPDSDSDTASFETELAARESAALETRHRAAADAGDANAASQLGALLLRRGDLDDAEPYLRKAAAAGLRAAANNLGVLLHQRGHRAEAGGWWRQAAVAGSAPAAHALGLHLRDHGDEEAAEYWLHFAAEQGHALGAYALGDLMEHRRDVRAERWFKAAADAGHREAAYRLARMREAAGDKESAETWYRTAAVRSHARAALRLGVLVEERATGDQSLREEAARWYRQSAQNGEPRAACALGFLLRDSGDLPSAAEWWQEAAEAGDGNAANALGALHASRGEDDAAERWYRAALEAGDHNGAFNLGLLCASAGRQAQAEQWYRRAAYAGHREACNALAVILLQRGDESGAEPWFSKAAEAGSVDGAFNLGILHANRGEQQQAQEWYARAAAEGHGEAALQLAVVKEQRGDLSAALERYRQAATGGSAEGAFRLASLLDRRGDVPEEAEHWYAIAADADHSRAQVRMGVRAAERGALEIAESWYRRAAETGSRSAAFNLGLLLARQGREAEAMLWYTRAADAGHGRAALRLALLALRRGEPVQAENWCKRATDYGPPEVAERAARLLDALHPELSA
- a CDS encoding Fur family transcriptional regulator, coding for MSDLLARLREQGWRLTAQRRVVAEVLDGEHVHLTADEVHARAVHLLPEISRATVYNTLGELVSLGEVLEVSTDGRAKRYDPNAHHAHQHLICSSCGTIRDVHPSGDPLAALPPAERFGFAVSGAEITYRGLCPECRTP